GCATTCACACTCACCGCACCGACGATAGGCCCGATCAATGTTCCTCGTCCCCCCACCGCTGTCCAGACGACCGCCTCCAAGGACTTCTCCGTCGTCATTTCACTCGGGTTAATGATTCCCACCTGTGGCACATAGAGAGCGCCACCGATGGAGCCGATCAACGCACTGAGGACAAAAATGAACAACTTGAAGTTAGGCGATGAATAACCGCTGAAGAGCACCCGGTTCTCACTGTCCCTCACCGCCTGTTGCACCAGGCCGAAGCGGCTTCGGGTCAGACAGCGCAGCCCCACATACGTCATGGACAGTACCACCGCCGTGACAATGAACATACCGCGCTTAGTCTCCGGGCTGCGGATGTCGTAACCCAAGATGAAACGGAAATCGGTGAATCCGTTGTTACCACCCATCAGCATGTCATTGCGGAAGAACATCAAAGATGCGCCATAGGTCAGCGCCTGCGTCAGGATCGAAAAGTATACCCCACGAACCCGTGAACGGAAGGCCAGCCAGCCGAATACATAAGCGACAATACCAGGAATGAGTAACATCATCACCATCGCAAACGGGAAGTTGCTAAACGGCCTCCAAAAAGTGGGCAACTGCTCCCAGCCCAGGAAGACCAGGAAGTCCGGCATATCTTTGTGATACTGCCCCATGTCCCCGATCATCCGCATCAGATACATCCCCATCATGTATCCTCCGAGCGAGAAAAACAGCGCCTGGCCCAGACTCAATAATCCAGTATACCCCCAGAGCAAATCCACACTGATCGCC
The window above is part of the Prosthecobacter fusiformis genome. Proteins encoded here:
- the urtC gene encoding urea ABC transporter permease subunit UrtC; the encoded protein is MTHSLLVRPIAKKEWTITAVFAFFFIVLMPLMNYAGWISDFTINLWGKYLCYAMLAISVDLLWGYTGLLSLGQALFFSLGGYMMGMYLMRMIGDMGQYHKDMPDFLVFLGWEQLPTFWRPFSNFPFAMVMMLLIPGIVAYVFGWLAFRSRVRGVYFSILTQALTYGASLMFFRNDMLMGGNNGFTDFRFILGYDIRSPETKRGMFIVTAVVLSMTYVGLRCLTRSRFGLVQQAVRDSENRVLFSGYSSPNFKLFIFVLSALIGSIGGALYVPQVGIINPSEMTTEKSLEAVVWTAVGGRGTLIGPIVGAVSVNALKSWATRAYPDMWLIILGGMFIIVVLFLPKGIVGVPGMVRDWLQKRNRHKEPDDAVITKPEEEAV